A single window of Methanothermobacter marburgensis str. Marburg DNA harbors:
- a CDS encoding UPF0058 family protein, whose protein sequence is MYKDEMIQLHQFLVYVLKYLENGYDIKDECEEYFSLNISPHHIHRTKAEHKYAIFVLSSAISEILAKKEGHNLPPNVVNGLSELAKRSRKEVVKMEARLEAK, encoded by the coding sequence ATGTATAAGGACGAAATGATACAACTGCACCAATTTCTGGTATATGTTCTGAAGTACCTCGAGAATGGATACGATATAAAGGATGAATGCGAAGAGTACTTCTCCCTCAACATCAGCCCCCACCACATCCACCGCACAAAGGCCGAACATAAATACGCTATTTTTGTACTCTCAAGCGCCATCTCCGAGATCCTTGCAAAGAAGGAAGGACACAACCTCCCACCAAACGTTGTAAATGGCCTCTCAGAACTTGCAAAGCGGTCAAGGAAGGAAGTCGTGAAGATGGAAGCCAGAC
- the hisD gene encoding histidinol dehydrogenase, whose translation MRIIEFDHERVDELVERARIDVDEVLGPVADIISMVREGGDGALRELTEKFDGVSPESLTVSQEEIEAAHKNLDPQVRKALTEAAGNIEEFHRLQMPSEWMAEIRPGVSAGQIVRPLDSVGCYIPGGRAVYPSTILMTVIPARIAGVERIVCCTPPASDGSVPDAILVAADIAGAHEIYRVGGAQAVAAMAYGTETIGAVDKIVGPGNIFVTAAKKLVYGDVDIDFPAGPSEVLIIADESADPEYIALEILAQAEHDPQAASVLVTDSEDLAASVDEKVRENIKYMERANIIGESLERYGMIVLTEDIDGAVDFSNAYAPEHLVIMTDSPEKTLKGIRNAGSIFLGDLSPVAAGDYGSGTNHVLPTSGCARMYSGLSTESFLKKPTVQMITREGLQNIQETVLRLAEYEGLYAHAESFRRRLDR comes from the coding sequence ATGAGGATAATAGAATTTGATCATGAAAGAGTCGATGAGCTTGTTGAGAGAGCGAGGATTGATGTTGATGAGGTCCTGGGGCCGGTGGCAGATATCATCTCAATGGTGAGAGAGGGTGGTGATGGGGCCCTCAGGGAACTCACAGAGAAATTTGATGGCGTCTCACCTGAAAGCCTCACTGTCAGTCAGGAAGAAATAGAGGCGGCCCATAAAAACCTGGACCCACAGGTCAGGAAAGCGCTCACTGAAGCTGCAGGGAACATTGAGGAGTTCCACAGGCTCCAGATGCCCTCTGAGTGGATGGCCGAGATCAGACCAGGGGTCAGCGCAGGGCAGATAGTGCGGCCCCTTGACAGTGTGGGCTGCTACATACCCGGTGGAAGGGCCGTTTACCCATCAACAATACTCATGACCGTTATACCGGCCAGGATAGCGGGGGTTGAAAGGATAGTGTGCTGCACACCCCCGGCATCCGATGGCTCGGTTCCCGACGCTATCCTTGTGGCGGCCGACATTGCAGGTGCACATGAGATATACCGTGTGGGGGGCGCCCAGGCGGTGGCTGCAATGGCCTACGGTACAGAGACGATCGGGGCGGTGGATAAGATTGTGGGACCAGGGAACATATTTGTTACCGCAGCAAAGAAACTGGTATACGGCGACGTGGACATAGACTTCCCGGCAGGTCCATCAGAGGTACTCATAATTGCGGATGAATCTGCAGACCCGGAGTACATTGCCCTTGAGATACTGGCACAGGCAGAGCACGACCCCCAGGCTGCAAGTGTCCTTGTGACAGACTCGGAGGATCTTGCAGCCAGTGTGGATGAGAAGGTACGTGAAAATATTAAATACATGGAAAGGGCCAATATCATAGGGGAGTCCCTTGAAAGATACGGAATGATAGTTTTAACGGAGGATATTGACGGGGCCGTGGACTTCAGCAACGCCTACGCCCCTGAGCACCTTGTTATAATGACGGATTCTCCCGAAAAAACACTCAAGGGTATCCGTAACGCAGGATCCATATTTCTGGGTGACCTCTCACCTGTGGCGGCAGGGGATTACGGTTCAGGGACCAACCACGTGCTGCCGACGTCTGGCTGCGCCAGGATGTACTCTGGACTATCAACGGAGTCGTTCCTCAAGAAACCAACGGTGCAGATGATAACCAGGGAGGGGCTCCAAAACATCCAGGAAACCGTCCTGCGTCTTGCTGAATACGAGGGCCTCTATGCCCATGCCGAGTCATTCCGTAGGAGACTTGATAGGTGA
- the aspS gene encoding aspartate--tRNA(Asn) ligase, translating to MLLGDLRRTHYSKDIKPEMDGEEVTVMGWVHEIRDLGGIIFVLLRDRDGLIQITAPSKKIEKDLFKSIRKLKKESVVAFGGRVQESDKAPGGFEIIPSFLRVLNPSKQPLPLDPTEKVKAEIDTRLDARFLDLRKPSVSAIFKIKSRMLHSVRVFLEENGFLEINTPKLVASATEGGTELFPITYFEREAFLGQSPQLYKQMMMSTGLDRVYEIAPIFRAEEHDTLRHLNEVISIDIEASFVDHEDVMKILERLVVRVIEDVNEHCTDALETLGRTLEVPETPFERLEYDEAVELVNSRGVPMKHGEDLPRAAEKALGEVMDGYYFITSWPTAIKPFYVMPDENDPERSYAFDLMYRDLEISSGAMRVHQHDLLVEKISRQGLNPDSFESYLAAFEYGMPPHAGWGLGAERFNMTLTGVNNIRETVLFPRDRRRLTP from the coding sequence TTGTTACTTGGAGATCTTAGAAGGACTCACTACTCAAAGGACATAAAACCTGAAATGGATGGAGAGGAAGTCACTGTCATGGGATGGGTCCATGAGATAAGGGACCTTGGGGGGATAATATTCGTGCTCCTGAGGGACCGTGACGGGCTCATCCAGATAACGGCACCCAGCAAGAAGATTGAGAAGGACCTCTTCAAATCCATTAGAAAGCTCAAAAAGGAATCCGTTGTGGCATTCGGGGGAAGGGTGCAGGAGTCAGATAAGGCCCCTGGAGGCTTTGAAATAATACCATCATTCCTGAGGGTTCTGAACCCATCAAAGCAGCCACTGCCACTTGACCCCACAGAGAAGGTGAAGGCCGAGATAGATACAAGGCTTGATGCCAGGTTCCTTGACCTCAGAAAACCATCAGTGAGTGCAATATTTAAAATAAAGAGCAGGATGCTACACTCAGTCAGGGTATTCCTTGAAGAGAATGGGTTCCTTGAAATCAACACCCCCAAACTTGTTGCATCTGCAACAGAGGGGGGCACTGAACTCTTCCCCATAACCTACTTTGAAAGGGAGGCCTTCCTGGGACAGAGCCCACAGCTCTACAAGCAGATGATGATGTCAACGGGCCTTGACCGTGTCTATGAGATAGCACCTATATTCCGTGCAGAGGAGCACGACACCCTCAGGCACCTCAACGAGGTCATATCCATCGACATAGAGGCATCCTTCGTTGACCATGAGGATGTCATGAAGATACTTGAAAGGCTGGTTGTGAGGGTCATAGAGGATGTTAACGAGCACTGCACCGACGCCCTTGAAACCCTTGGCAGGACCCTTGAGGTGCCCGAAACTCCCTTCGAGAGGCTGGAATACGATGAGGCAGTTGAACTGGTAAACTCCAGGGGAGTCCCAATGAAACACGGCGAGGACCTTCCAAGGGCGGCTGAGAAGGCCCTTGGTGAGGTCATGGACGGCTACTACTTCATAACCTCATGGCCAACCGCAATAAAGCCATTCTATGTGATGCCAGATGAAAACGATCCTGAAAGAAGCTATGCATTCGACCTCATGTACAGGGACCTTGAGATATCCTCAGGTGCCATGAGGGTCCACCAGCATGACCTCCTGGTTGAGAAGATAAGTAGGCAGGGATTGAACCCGGACTCCTTCGAGAGCTACCTTGCAGCCTTTGAGTACGGAATGCCACCCCACGCGGGCTGGGGCCTGGGGGCTGAAAGGTTCAACATGACCCTCACCGGTGTGAATAACATAAGGGAGACTGTGCTCTTCCCGAGGGACAGGAGGAGACTCACACCTTAG
- a CDS encoding cobalt-precorrin-8 methylmutase, whose amino-acid sequence MGASTGQGYEIARKSREIVRKLISEDLASLRDEEAAIVERIVHSTADPEYARLTEFSQDFVDAALDSLRSSGEILTDIEMVRAGISRPASCHIRDPEVREIAKKRDITRAAASMEYAAERGFRGIVVIGNAPTALMKVIELTVEGIMDADAVIGVPVGFVGAAESKEALRKTDIPHMITRGPKGGTPVAVAAANALIALSGGVEV is encoded by the coding sequence ATGGGTGCATCCACAGGCCAGGGCTATGAGATAGCCAGAAAGAGCAGGGAAATAGTCAGGAAACTGATATCTGAGGACCTGGCCTCTCTCAGGGATGAGGAGGCGGCCATAGTTGAGCGCATAGTTCATTCCACCGCTGACCCCGAGTATGCCAGGTTAACAGAGTTCAGCCAGGACTTTGTGGATGCAGCCCTTGATTCACTCAGGAGTTCAGGCGAGATACTCACCGACATTGAGATGGTCCGTGCAGGGATATCCAGACCTGCCAGCTGCCACATCAGGGACCCTGAGGTCAGGGAGATCGCAAAAAAGAGGGATATCACCAGGGCAGCTGCATCAATGGAGTACGCTGCAGAGAGGGGCTTCAGGGGGATTGTGGTTATAGGTAATGCCCCAACAGCCCTCATGAAGGTGATTGAACTTACAGTTGAAGGCATAATGGATGCAGATGCGGTTATAGGGGTCCCGGTGGGATTTGTAGGGGCTGCAGAATCAAAGGAGGCCCTCAGGAAAACAGATATACCCCACATGATAACCAGGGGTCCCAAGGGAGGCACACCTGTCGCAGTGGCAGCTGCAAATGCTCTTATAGCATTATCAGGGGGAGTGGAGGTTTAG
- the hemL gene encoding glutamate-1-semialdehyde 2,1-aminomutase — MKSKELFERAQRVLPGGVSSPVRRFDPHPFFAAGGKGCILESVDGKSYIDYCLAYGPLILGHAHPRVVEAVERQIERGTTYGVPSEGEIELAETIIDRVPCAEMVRFMNSGTEATMAAVRLARAYTGRDKIVKFEGSYHGAHDYVLVKPGSGAAAAPDSPGIPEDTVKNTLTTVFNDEEAMVELIDGMGDEIACILVEPVMGNIGCIEPENAYLNFLRDVTRENDILLIFDEVITGFRLAAGGAQEYYRVKPDLVTLGKIVGGGFPMGALAGPRQIMENIAPAGSVYQAGTFNGNPVSVTAGLETLKILDDKMYSSLERMGSHLRAGLRDLLSDMDLEYQVAGPASMFQIYFTEDEVRNYADAKKSDTELFMKYFHGLLERGVFIPPSQFECCFISAAHEMDHINSTLEIAEDVLSHLKN, encoded by the coding sequence ATGAAGTCGAAAGAACTGTTTGAAAGGGCACAGAGGGTTCTACCGGGTGGTGTCAGCTCACCTGTGAGGAGGTTTGATCCACACCCCTTCTTTGCGGCGGGGGGTAAGGGGTGCATACTTGAGAGTGTTGATGGTAAGAGCTACATTGACTACTGCCTGGCTTACGGACCCCTGATACTGGGACACGCACACCCCAGGGTGGTTGAGGCGGTTGAGAGGCAGATAGAGAGGGGCACAACCTATGGTGTACCATCTGAGGGGGAAATAGAACTTGCAGAGACAATAATAGACAGAGTACCCTGTGCTGAGATGGTAAGGTTCATGAACTCAGGCACAGAGGCCACCATGGCCGCTGTGAGGCTTGCAAGGGCATACACAGGGAGAGACAAGATTGTCAAATTTGAGGGATCCTACCATGGGGCCCACGATTATGTCCTTGTAAAACCAGGTTCTGGTGCCGCCGCTGCACCCGATTCACCGGGTATACCTGAGGATACCGTAAAAAATACTCTAACCACGGTCTTCAATGATGAGGAGGCGATGGTTGAGCTCATTGATGGGATGGGGGATGAGATAGCATGCATCCTGGTTGAACCTGTGATGGGTAACATCGGGTGCATAGAACCTGAAAACGCCTACCTGAACTTCCTTAGAGATGTAACTAGGGAGAACGACATTCTACTCATCTTTGATGAGGTCATAACAGGATTCAGGCTGGCAGCAGGTGGCGCCCAGGAGTACTACCGTGTGAAGCCTGACCTCGTGACACTTGGAAAGATAGTCGGGGGAGGCTTTCCCATGGGGGCACTGGCAGGCCCACGGCAGATAATGGAGAACATTGCACCGGCTGGTAGCGTATACCAGGCAGGTACATTCAATGGAAACCCGGTATCTGTAACCGCAGGTCTTGAAACCCTTAAAATACTTGATGATAAAATGTATTCCAGTCTTGAGAGGATGGGGTCCCATCTGAGGGCAGGTTTAAGGGATCTCCTCTCGGACATGGACCTTGAGTATCAGGTTGCAGGGCCAGCTTCAATGTTCCAGATATATTTCACTGAGGATGAGGTCAGAAACTACGCCGATGCTAAGAAATCAGACACTGAGCTCTTCATGAAGTACTTCCATGGACTGCTGGAGAGGGGTGTCTTCATACCCCCATCACAGTTTGAGTGCTGTTTCATATCCGCTGCACACGAAATGGATCATATAAACAGTACACTTGAGATTGCAGAGGATGTGCTCAGCCATTTAAAGAATTAA
- a CDS encoding DUF4012 domain-containing protein, protein MDTKNKIILGLFIVILGLSVVTYENYITNSQNVFVGEKHVLLLCADPSEPRPGIGAVDMAFIITMNEGNITNVTAVYPHNMAHPTAEPPASLRAQGVHRWLLHDALWENDTEKGARLAQEIVEYNTGVKTDIVVIVTPQAVDGILQAIGPVYVEGQGYVSGNSITFLREEQQQGSARGVAVQSLMRAIFNATKDRSKYMAMVNAGIQQYQQGNIVVVPEGAFIQFLISTGLERVTS, encoded by the coding sequence ATGGATACAAAAAATAAGATAATCCTCGGTCTCTTTATAGTTATACTGGGTCTTTCAGTTGTAACTTATGAAAACTACATCACAAACTCACAGAACGTTTTTGTGGGAGAAAAACACGTGCTGCTTCTATGCGCAGACCCCAGTGAACCAAGGCCTGGTATCGGGGCCGTTGACATGGCCTTCATAATAACCATGAACGAGGGTAACATAACCAATGTAACGGCTGTCTACCCCCACAACATGGCCCATCCAACAGCAGAACCCCCGGCTTCACTGAGGGCGCAGGGAGTACACAGGTGGCTCCTGCATGACGCCCTCTGGGAAAACGATACAGAGAAGGGTGCCAGACTTGCGCAGGAGATAGTGGAATACAATACCGGTGTGAAAACAGATATCGTCGTGATAGTGACACCCCAGGCAGTGGACGGCATCCTCCAGGCAATAGGCCCTGTATATGTGGAGGGTCAGGGTTATGTCTCAGGAAACAGCATAACATTCCTCAGGGAGGAACAGCAGCAGGGATCCGCAAGGGGCGTTGCGGTTCAGTCACTCATGAGGGCAATATTCAATGCCACAAAGGACCGTTCAAAGTACATGGCCATGGTAAACGCAGGGATACAGCAGTATCAGCAGGGAAACATCGTTGTTGTGCCCGAAGGTGCCTTCATACAGTTCCTCATATCCACAGGACTTGAAAGGGTGACCAGCTGA
- the mtxX gene encoding methanogenesis marker protein Mmp4/MtxX → MRIVAGAGENRNIERAASSVEFDVELIYSEDEFIERLRMGKDAYVRGSLPSASIMAELNNHGPLMRASWIETGKGSFFLAPVGIDEGETVIERLRIATAAGDFLMKTGTEPFIGIISGGRPGDLGRSPAVDSSIRDGELLASMVKDKYEVRHYHILIEEAVRDGCNVIIAPDGITGNLIFRSLVLVGTARSHGAVALGFNGIFVDTSRSQTTAGYRRALRFAHWLATSWRD, encoded by the coding sequence ATGAGGATAGTGGCAGGTGCCGGTGAGAACAGGAACATCGAAAGGGCTGCGTCTTCAGTGGAATTTGATGTTGAACTGATTTACTCCGAGGACGAATTCATAGAAAGGTTAAGAATGGGAAAGGACGCCTATGTGAGGGGTTCCCTCCCATCAGCAAGTATAATGGCGGAACTCAATAATCATGGACCCCTGATGAGGGCTTCATGGATAGAGACAGGGAAGGGGAGTTTTTTCCTTGCACCCGTCGGGATAGATGAGGGTGAAACAGTCATCGAAAGGCTCAGAATAGCCACTGCCGCAGGGGACTTCCTCATGAAAACAGGAACCGAGCCATTCATCGGTATAATATCAGGGGGACGGCCAGGTGACCTTGGAAGGTCCCCTGCAGTGGACAGTTCAATCCGTGATGGTGAACTTCTGGCATCAATGGTAAAGGATAAATATGAAGTGAGGCACTACCATATACTGATAGAGGAGGCCGTAAGGGATGGGTGCAACGTTATCATAGCACCCGATGGGATAACAGGTAACCTCATATTCAGATCACTGGTTCTCGTTGGCACGGCCAGAAGCCACGGAGCTGTGGCCCTTGGATTTAATGGGATTTTTGTTGACACATCTAGGTCACAGACCACTGCGGGTTACCGCAGGGCACTGAGATTCGCCCACTGGCTTGCCACCAGTTGGAGAGATTAG
- the uppS gene encoding polyprenyl diphosphate synthase: MSPLKPLYKLYEWYISRNLKRERMPRHVAIIMDGNRRYSRLQGSVDPIEGHKKGIETLEKVLDWCVDLGIEIITAYAFSTENFKRPENEVKGLMKLFKENFEAIASNKKIHKNRVKVKAVGKLELLPEDVRKAIEVAERSTEGYSDRLVNIAIGYDGRQEILDAARKIAEDVRAGRIDPEDIDEDMINRNLYTAGLEDPHLIIRTSGEERLSGFLLWQSSYSELYFCDSLWPELRKVDFLRAIRSYQQRERRFGT; this comes from the coding sequence ATGTCACCTTTAAAACCTCTTTACAAACTGTATGAGTGGTACATATCGCGCAACCTAAAAAGGGAGAGAATGCCAAGGCACGTTGCCATTATAATGGATGGTAACAGGAGATACTCACGACTCCAGGGCAGCGTAGACCCCATAGAGGGTCACAAGAAGGGTATTGAGACACTGGAAAAGGTCCTGGACTGGTGCGTTGACCTTGGAATAGAGATAATAACCGCCTATGCATTCTCAACTGAAAACTTTAAAAGGCCAGAAAACGAGGTTAAAGGCCTAATGAAGCTCTTCAAAGAGAACTTTGAGGCCATAGCAAGCAATAAGAAGATCCATAAAAACCGTGTCAAGGTCAAGGCAGTCGGAAAACTTGAACTGCTCCCTGAAGATGTTAGAAAGGCAATAGAGGTCGCTGAGAGGTCAACTGAGGGATACTCTGATCGACTTGTGAACATCGCCATAGGATATGATGGCAGACAGGAGATATTGGACGCCGCAAGGAAAATCGCCGAGGACGTCAGGGCCGGCCGCATTGACCCTGAGGACATAGATGAGGACATGATAAACAGGAACCTCTACACCGCTGGACTGGAAGACCCCCACCTCATAATAAGGACCAGTGGTGAGGAGCGCCTCAGCGGGTTCCTCCTCTGGCAGTCATCCTATTCGGAACTGTACTTCTGCGACAGCCTATGGCCGGAACTTCGAAAGGTCGACTTCTTAAGGGCCATAAGGTCATACCAGCAGAGGGAGAGGAGATTCGGTACCTAG
- a CDS encoding TatD family hydrolase, whose translation MDVHCHLDFKDFNRNREEVIERAKEKLRAIIDSGVGLGGNRRALALASDYPGFIYPTMGFHPADASKARPELIEEVAGQIESHIDRIVAIGETGMDFHHTSDAEGRRRQEEAFRIFAKLAEEHDMPLVVHARDAEERALEIVLEHSIPEVVFHCYGGSLSTAEKIIDAGYHISISTLVTFSDHHMKLVEDLPLESMLTETDSPYLSPFRGKRNEPAFVAEAVKKIAEIKETDVEDVDRVTTSTAERIFGL comes from the coding sequence ATAGATGTTCACTGTCACCTGGACTTCAAGGACTTCAACAGGAACCGTGAAGAGGTTATTGAAAGGGCAAAGGAAAAACTCAGGGCAATTATAGATTCGGGTGTTGGACTCGGGGGCAACAGGAGGGCCCTTGCCCTTGCCTCAGATTATCCAGGATTCATATACCCCACCATGGGTTTCCATCCCGCCGACGCATCAAAGGCAAGACCTGAACTCATAGAGGAGGTCGCAGGGCAGATAGAGTCACACATTGACAGGATCGTGGCCATAGGTGAGACAGGGATGGATTTCCACCACACCAGCGATGCTGAGGGAAGGAGAAGACAGGAGGAGGCCTTCAGAATCTTCGCCAAACTTGCAGAGGAACATGACATGCCCCTGGTTGTCCATGCAAGGGACGCCGAGGAGAGGGCCCTTGAGATAGTACTCGAGCACAGCATACCAGAGGTGGTCTTTCACTGCTACGGTGGCAGCCTATCAACTGCAGAGAAGATAATAGACGCCGGATACCATATATCAATATCCACACTTGTGACCTTCTCGGATCACCACATGAAACTTGTGGAGGACCTCCCGCTGGAGAGCATGCTTACAGAGACCGACAGTCCATACCTCTCCCCTTTCAGGGGGAAGCGCAACGAGCCAGCATTTGTGGCTGAAGCGGTTAAGAAAATAGCAGAGATCAAGGAAACCGATGTTGAGGATGTTGACAGGGTGACAACATCCACTGCAGAAAGAATTTTTGGCCTGTGA
- a CDS encoding carboxymuconolactone decarboxylase family protein, whose amino-acid sequence MDRYTAGMEILERIHRESYRKLRDELEDVAPDLSRFVVEFAYGDIYSRDALDLKTRELVTVAALTVLGAEKQLKGHVKGAFNAGCSREEIIEVLIQMAVYAGFPAAINGVAAAAEVFRDMEK is encoded by the coding sequence ATGGACAGATACACTGCTGGAATGGAGATACTTGAGAGGATACACAGGGAGTCCTACAGGAAGCTGCGTGATGAACTTGAGGATGTTGCCCCTGATCTTTCAAGGTTCGTGGTTGAATTCGCATACGGTGACATCTACTCCAGGGATGCACTGGATCTTAAAACAAGGGAACTTGTCACCGTGGCAGCCCTCACGGTCCTTGGGGCTGAAAAACAGTTGAAAGGCCATGTGAAGGGTGCCTTCAATGCCGGCTGCAGCAGGGAGGAGATAATTGAGGTCCTCATCCAGATGGCTGTCTATGCAGGGTTCCCTGCAGCCATAAATGGCGTTGCTGCGGCAGCTGAGGTTTTCAGGGATATGGAAAAATAA
- a CDS encoding 2,5-diamino-6-(ribosylamino)-4(3H)-pyrimidinone 5'-phosphate reductase, translating into MRPYVILNAAMTLDGKIATKTGSSEISGEEDLRRVHELRRECDAIMVGINTVLADDPRLTVHRVDAEEGDNPVRVVVDSRARTPLNFRVLNDEAPTVIGVSESAPASRVNELRKRAEVVVAGKERVNLCLLLERLHEMGVRRLMLEGGSTLNYSMLTEGLVDEVRVCIAPMIAGGREARTLVDGEGIDDMSDAIKLELERFYTLGEDLIVEYTVKR; encoded by the coding sequence ATGAGGCCATACGTTATACTCAACGCAGCAATGACACTGGACGGTAAGATTGCAACAAAGACAGGTAGCTCTGAGATATCCGGTGAGGAGGATCTCAGGAGGGTCCATGAGCTTCGGAGGGAATGTGACGCCATAATGGTGGGGATAAACACGGTACTCGCAGATGACCCCCGCCTCACCGTACACAGGGTTGATGCAGAGGAAGGGGATAACCCTGTGAGGGTGGTGGTTGACAGCAGGGCAAGGACACCCCTGAATTTCAGGGTCCTCAACGATGAGGCCCCAACGGTGATAGGTGTCTCGGAGAGTGCCCCGGCATCAAGGGTTAATGAACTCAGAAAAAGGGCTGAGGTTGTGGTTGCAGGAAAAGAAAGGGTGAACCTCTGCCTGCTCCTTGAAAGACTCCATGAGATGGGTGTCAGGAGGCTGATGCTCGAGGGGGGCTCAACCCTCAACTACTCCATGTTAACGGAGGGCCTTGTTGATGAGGTCCGGGTGTGCATAGCCCCGATGATCGCCGGTGGCAGGGAGGCAAGGACACTGGTTGATGGTGAGGGTATAGACGATATGTCTGATGCCATAAAACTTGAACTTGAGAGGTTCTACACCCTGGGGGAGGACCTCATCGTTGAGTACACCGTAAAGAGGTAG
- a CDS encoding DUF483 domain-containing protein: MLERIYERILRIREDGCRDCLKVVCRMDDFQFNQLMSRLQLQIEITSRYNPPVRPALDPMISTELGVYRGDDENIGRLLDYPECCIKSFSENTRYAIDEDHLAEVDELEVPPGKCALVLPSGFIPCSLRCREAWERNLIAFADREEFKRILELEDELRMKLPHFHLAYDEYFEKIILD; this comes from the coding sequence ATGCTGGAGAGGATCTATGAGAGGATACTGAGGATAAGGGAAGATGGATGCAGGGACTGCCTGAAGGTTGTCTGCCGTATGGATGACTTTCAGTTCAACCAGCTCATGTCGAGGCTACAGCTGCAGATTGAGATAACCTCACGGTATAATCCGCCTGTGAGGCCTGCCCTGGATCCCATGATATCCACGGAACTTGGTGTGTACAGGGGTGATGATGAGAACATAGGGAGACTCCTTGACTACCCTGAGTGCTGCATAAAGAGCTTCTCTGAGAACACCAGGTATGCGATTGATGAGGATCACCTTGCAGAGGTGGATGAACTTGAGGTTCCCCCGGGTAAATGCGCCCTTGTGCTACCATCAGGTTTCATACCCTGCAGCCTCAGATGCAGGGAGGCATGGGAGAGGAATCTCATAGCCTTTGCAGACAGGGAGGAGTTTAAGAGGATACTTGAACTTGAGGATGAACTCCGCATGAAGCTCCCGCACTTTCACCTGGCATATGATGAGTATTTTGAGAAGATAATCCTTGATTGA